The following is a genomic window from Planctomycetia bacterium.
TACCGCTTCCCGCGTGATGCCCAGAATCCGCGCTGTGCGGCTCAGGTTCTGCCCGGTGTGCTCGAATGTCGCGACGAGGATTCTGTGTTCGATTTCCTCGAGCGTTGGGCAGGCATTGTCAAACTCAAGCCGCAGGACGAGGCCGTTTGGAATCTCAACGTGAGCGCCGCCGGGCTTTTCGCGCGACGACAACGGCAAGTGCATCGGGTCGAGCACTTCGCAATCCGCCTGCAGCAGTGCACTCTCAAGGGTATGCGACAGCTCTCGAATGTTGCCCCGCCATTCATACTGCTCCAGCGCCGCGATTGCCTCCGGAGACAGCCGCCGGGGCTTCATTCCGAATCGGTTGCAGTGAAGGGCAAGAAAATGTGAGGTCAGGAGCGGAATGTCCGACAGTCTCTCCCGGAGAGGAGGCAGTGCAATCTCAACGACTCGCAATCTGTGGTAAAGGTCGCGACGGAACTCCCCCTGCTCGACCGCCTCCTCGAGATTGCGGTTCGTCGCCGCGATGATGTGAACATTTATCTTGCGAGTTTGGGTGCCCCCGAGCGGGCGTATTTCACGGCTTTCGATTGCATGAAGCAGCTTGGCCTGCATTTCGAGCTCCATGTGCCCGATCTCATCGAGAAAGATTGATCCGCCCTGGGCGACATCGAACAGGCCTCGCTTCGCCTGCGTGGCGCTGGTGAAGGAACCCTTCATGTGGCCGAACAGCTCAGATTCAAACAGCGTTGCCGGTAGCGCGGTGCAGTTTACCTGTATAAACGGTTTGCCCCGCCGAGGCCCCTGATAGTGGATCGCCCGCGCTGCCAAGTCCTTGCCGGTGCCGGTCTCGCCGGTAAACAGAACGGTCGGCGGATCGGGCAGACTCAGGACATCGCCGCGCGTCAGCCTTCGGATGTTCTCCTTCAGCACGCGAATCGGGGCGGACTCGCCGATGATCCGGTCGAGGCCGCTGGATTCTTCTTCGCGACTCTTCAGGAAGGTGAGGTTGTCGGTGGTTTGTTGTCGCTCGACGATTCGGGCCATGACGAGCAGGAGTTCATCAAGCTCGACCGGCTTTGTAAGGTACTCGGTCGCCCCGGCCTTCATCGCATCGACGGCGATGCGCTCATTGCCATGGGCGGTGACGACGATGACATTGACGAATGGCGACTCCGCCTTGAGCTGCGGCAGAATATCCAGGCCGTCCGTATCGGGCAGGCACAGATCCAGCAGCACCAGCTCCGGAAGAAACTGGGCGCTCTCCGCGAGCGCTTCCTTACCGCTATGCGCTACTCGGGCTTCATAGCCATGCGCAACCAGCTTTTCGCGT
Proteins encoded in this region:
- a CDS encoding sigma-54-dependent Fis family transcriptional regulator — translated: MTRVLIVEDERVLAKNVREKLVAHGYEARVAHSGKEALAESAQFLPELVLLDLCLPDTDGLDILPQLKAESPFVNVIVVTAHGNERIAVDAMKAGATEYLTKPVELDELLLVMARIVERQQTTDNLTFLKSREEESSGLDRIIGESAPIRVLKENIRRLTRGDVLSLPDPPTVLFTGETGTGKDLAARAIHYQGPRRGKPFIQVNCTALPATLFESELFGHMKGSFTSATQAKRGLFDVAQGGSIFLDEIGHMELEMQAKLLHAIESREIRPLGGTQTRKINVHIIAATNRNLEEAVEQGEFRRDLYHRLRVVEIALPPLRERLSDIPLLTSHFLALHCNRFGMKPRRLSPEAIAALEQYEWRGNIRELSHTLESALLQADCEVLDPMHLPLSSREKPGGAHVEIPNGLVLRLEFDNACPTLEEIEHRILVATFEHTGQNLSRTARILGITREAVRYRLNKLAEATGAAQQVIDHAS